In Methanonatronarchaeum thermophilum, a genomic segment contains:
- the dph5 gene encoding diphthine synthase, with protein sequence MSLVFIGLGLFDVKDMSVKGLERARECDRLFAEFYTSRLMGSSVDEIEEFIGMEVEVLGRDVVEGSDLILDCAEECRVGFLVAGDSMIATTHNDIRLRALERGIGTEIVHAASIFTAAPGLAGLQNYKFGRSATIAFPYNGRVPRSGYEAVRENRERGLHTLLFLDIKEDGFMSPVEGFECLLEVEEEVGDGVVDLDLPVVVVGRAGSGDPEVCAGRLGSLLDAVFGEPLHILIVPGDLHFLEEEALEMFGLD encoded by the coding sequence ATGTCGCTTGTTTTTATTGGTTTGGGTTTGTTTGATGTGAAGGATATGTCGGTTAAGGGTTTGGAGAGGGCTAGGGAGTGTGATCGGTTGTTTGCTGAGTTTTATACTTCTAGGTTGATGGGTTCTAGTGTTGATGAGATTGAGGAGTTTATTGGTATGGAGGTTGAGGTTCTTGGTCGTGATGTTGTTGAGGGGTCTGATTTGATTTTGGATTGTGCTGAGGAATGTAGGGTTGGTTTTTTGGTTGCTGGGGATAGTATGATTGCGACTACTCATAATGATATTCGTCTTCGGGCGTTGGAGCGGGGGATTGGTACTGAGATTGTTCATGCGGCGTCTATTTTTACTGCGGCTCCTGGGCTTGCTGGTCTTCAGAATTATAAGTTTGGTCGTTCTGCTACGATTGCCTTTCCGTATAATGGTCGGGTGCCTAGGTCTGGTTATGAGGCTGTTCGGGAGAATAGGGAGCGTGGGCTGCATACTTTGTTGTTTTTAGATATTAAGGAGGATGGGTTTATGTCGCCTGTTGAGGGTTTTGAGTGTTTGTTGGAGGTTGAGGAGGAGGTTGGTGATGGTGTTGTTGATTTGGATTTACCTGTTGTTGTGGTTGGTAGGGCTGGTTCTGGTGATCCGGAGGTTTGTGCTGGACGTTTAGGTAGTTTGTTGGATGCAGTGTTTGGTGAGCCATTGCATATTTTGATTGTGCCTGGTGATCTTCATTTCTTGGAGGAGGAGGCGTTGGAGATGTTTGGTTTGGATTGA
- a CDS encoding class I SAM-dependent methyltransferase: MPYAIKVRKKHGEPTRKQLQKQNLLNQNYKIKKTQTHLYIPTKKPTKKQLKQLQKQTNDIQLTKTKLKKRKQKPTNHIDYLKKHLTKKQLQNVPKSYDILGDIAIIEIPPKLTGKQKQIGQALMKVHKNLNSVYKPQTNVQGEYRTKIHQLIAGKHKTETTHKEHGIKYKLDINEVFFTPRLAREREIIAKQIKPGEIVFDMFTGVGPFAILIAKKTKAQKIYAVDKNEKAIKYLQKNTEINNVTQKIETIHGDIKNIAKMYKGTSDRAIMNLPFKSNQFIDQAIDLLHKDTGIIHYYDIRKENDLYQTPIQKIKQKVHKKGLNLKILNKRTIRSYSPNTQNIAIDIKIH, translated from the coding sequence ATGCCCTACGCAATAAAAGTCAGAAAAAAACATGGAGAACCAACAAGAAAACAACTCCAAAAACAAAACCTACTAAACCAAAACTACAAAATCAAAAAAACACAAACCCACCTATACATACCAACCAAAAAACCAACAAAAAAACAACTAAAACAACTCCAAAAACAAACCAACGACATCCAACTAACAAAAACAAAACTCAAAAAAAGAAAACAAAAACCCACAAACCACATAGACTACCTAAAAAAACACCTAACAAAAAAACAACTCCAAAACGTCCCAAAATCATACGACATACTCGGAGACATAGCCATAATCGAAATCCCACCAAAACTAACAGGAAAACAAAAACAAATAGGCCAAGCACTAATGAAAGTACACAAAAACCTAAACTCAGTATACAAACCACAAACCAACGTACAAGGCGAATACCGAACAAAAATACACCAACTAATAGCAGGAAAACACAAAACAGAAACAACCCACAAAGAACACGGAATAAAATACAAACTAGACATAAACGAAGTATTCTTCACACCAAGACTCGCACGAGAACGCGAAATAATAGCAAAACAAATAAAACCAGGAGAAATAGTCTTCGACATGTTCACAGGCGTAGGACCATTCGCAATACTAATAGCCAAAAAAACAAAAGCCCAAAAAATATACGCAGTTGACAAAAACGAAAAAGCAATCAAATACCTACAAAAAAACACAGAAATAAACAACGTAACCCAAAAAATCGAAACAATACACGGCGACATAAAAAACATAGCAAAAATGTACAAAGGAACAAGCGACAGAGCCATAATGAACCTACCCTTCAAATCAAACCAATTCATAGACCAAGCAATCGACCTACTCCACAAAGACACAGGAATAATACACTACTACGACATAAGAAAAGAAAACGACCTATACCAAACACCAATACAAAAAATAAAACAAAAAGTACACAAAAAAGGACTAAACCTCAAAATACTCAACAAAAGAACCATAAGATCCTACTCCCCCAACACACAAAACATAGCAATAGACATAAAAATACACTAA
- a CDS encoding PAS domain S-box protein yields the protein MDVLLVDDEPSLLELAEIFLEKEYKEFNVETVLSCEEALELLKEDGFDCVVSDYQMPGMDGLEFLRIVREERDSDIPFIVFTGRGREEVAMKALNLGADRYLQKRGDPKSQYSLLSQAIEQEVENWRIKHRAKELKGLRSTIKEVNQVLTKYRDIKKASENICRVLLETKGYLDISLILEKDNVIKPVVSYGEHQRKNWEGHLKSEVDLDDQEIPDCYKQVLKTKDKLIINSKYNSDYCLDCTFCLYKGDHSTVKLPINLEDRRVILSVCLEVGRLDDMELELLKELRKDIQTGFKRMQTEKKLKKSEKRYRSLIESQNDLIVRVDTDNRLTFVNDAYCELFGKTKEELKGEKFTPLIHEDDVEHTLKQMKKLKKPPYRATMEQRAKTKYGWRWIHWEDSAILNKDGEIKEIQGVGRDITELKEKEKKLRKSEKEKSIILENTDEIIAYHDKNHNIQWANKAYQKATEHTLKELKNSKCYQAWGHNQTCKGCPVTKAIETGEPAEAELNPENQEHWPKDQGNWLIKASPVKDDNGDLLGAVEVSMDITERKQAEEELRLLLENMESQAWYLKTPEKYGKVNKAHAKFLGAKKTEIENKNLYEITKTKEEAETCIEGNKKVFNKKQTIKTTEKVTNGQGEKRTLSITKTPKIVDGEVQYVVCSAHDITDRIEREEELVRKNKILTNSPDISVLLNEDGVVKYQSPVDENKLGYKIPDLVGENPLDYIHTEDRDNIQKFFQNILENPDEIEQTEYRHKIPNGEYRWYENTAYNYLEDPDIEGILIQARDITKRKKAEEREKFLHSLLRHDLQNKCQIVQGYLQLSKNHTLPEELKEYLSKAEKAVRDSLDLIEKVRTLRQISEQEEEKQIDLDKVIKNIVTELKDQARGKNIKIQHEKIECRVMGGPLLQELFRNLVENSIIHSQGNKIKISGKQTESKCIITIEDDGKGIPDKNKVFKRGYQKGETGGTGLGLYLAKKITENYNGTIEIKDSELGGAKFQIKLKKP from the coding sequence ATGGATGTCTTGTTGGTTGATGATGAACCTAGTTTATTAGAGCTAGCCGAGATCTTCCTTGAGAAGGAATATAAAGAATTTAATGTAGAGACTGTTTTGTCTTGTGAGGAGGCTCTTGAACTATTAAAAGAAGATGGTTTTGATTGTGTTGTCTCTGATTATCAGATGCCTGGAATGGATGGCCTAGAGTTCTTAAGGATAGTTAGGGAGGAGAGGGATAGTGATATTCCGTTTATAGTTTTTACTGGTAGGGGTCGTGAGGAGGTGGCTATGAAGGCATTGAACCTTGGTGCAGATCGCTACCTACAGAAAAGAGGGGACCCGAAATCCCAGTACAGTCTATTATCTCAAGCAATTGAACAGGAAGTGGAAAACTGGAGAATCAAACACAGAGCAAAGGAATTAAAAGGCCTAAGAAGCACCATAAAAGAGGTGAATCAGGTTCTCACAAAATATAGAGACATCAAAAAAGCCTCAGAAAATATATGTAGGGTTTTGCTCGAAACAAAAGGATATCTAGATATCTCATTGATTTTAGAGAAAGATAATGTCATTAAGCCGGTTGTCAGTTATGGTGAACACCAAAGAAAAAACTGGGAAGGCCATTTAAAGTCTGAAGTGGATTTAGATGACCAGGAAATACCAGATTGCTATAAACAGGTACTAAAAACCAAGGATAAACTGATTATAAATAGCAAATATAACTCCGATTATTGCCTTGACTGTACGTTTTGTTTATATAAAGGAGACCACAGCACCGTTAAACTACCAATAAATCTAGAAGACAGAAGGGTGATATTAAGTGTCTGTCTTGAAGTCGGAAGACTGGATGACATGGAGCTTGAACTCCTAAAAGAACTAAGAAAAGATATCCAAACCGGCTTCAAACGAATGCAAACTGAAAAGAAACTAAAGAAGAGTGAGAAGCGTTACCGTAGTTTAATAGAGTCCCAGAACGACCTTATCGTAAGAGTTGATACCGATAACAGATTAACCTTTGTTAACGATGCATATTGTGAACTCTTCGGAAAAACCAAAGAAGAACTAAAAGGAGAAAAATTCACCCCCTTAATACACGAAGATGATGTAGAGCACACACTTAAACAAATGAAGAAACTCAAAAAACCCCCATACCGTGCCACCATGGAACAGCGTGCAAAAACCAAATACGGATGGCGATGGATCCACTGGGAAGACAGTGCAATCCTGAACAAAGACGGAGAAATCAAAGAAATACAAGGAGTGGGAAGGGACATCACAGAACTCAAAGAAAAAGAAAAAAAGCTTAGAAAATCAGAAAAGGAGAAATCCATAATACTTGAAAACACAGACGAAATCATCGCCTACCACGACAAAAATCACAACATACAATGGGCAAACAAAGCATACCAAAAAGCCACAGAACACACCCTAAAAGAACTCAAAAACAGCAAATGCTACCAAGCATGGGGACACAACCAAACCTGCAAAGGCTGTCCAGTAACAAAAGCGATAGAAACCGGAGAACCAGCAGAAGCCGAACTAAACCCAGAAAACCAAGAACACTGGCCCAAAGACCAAGGAAATTGGCTAATAAAAGCAAGTCCAGTTAAAGACGACAATGGAGATTTATTAGGGGCAGTGGAAGTATCAATGGATATCACCGAGAGAAAACAAGCTGAAGAAGAACTAAGATTACTACTAGAAAACATGGAGAGCCAAGCCTGGTACCTAAAAACACCAGAAAAATATGGAAAAGTCAACAAAGCACATGCAAAATTCCTTGGAGCTAAAAAAACCGAAATAGAAAACAAAAACCTATACGAAATAACAAAAACCAAAGAAGAAGCAGAAACATGCATAGAAGGAAACAAAAAAGTCTTCAACAAAAAACAAACCATTAAAACAACAGAAAAAGTAACAAACGGCCAAGGAGAAAAAAGAACACTCTCCATAACAAAAACACCCAAAATAGTAGATGGAGAAGTACAATACGTAGTCTGCTCCGCACACGATATAACGGACCGTATAGAGAGGGAAGAAGAACTAGTTCGAAAAAATAAAATTTTAACCAACAGCCCTGACATCAGTGTTCTTTTAAATGAAGACGGTGTCGTCAAGTACCAAAGTCCAGTGGATGAGAATAAGCTGGGATACAAGATACCTGATTTGGTCGGTGAAAATCCATTAGATTATATACATACTGAAGATCGAGATAACATTCAGAAATTCTTCCAAAATATTCTGGAAAACCCAGACGAAATAGAGCAAACAGAATACCGGCATAAAATTCCAAACGGAGAATATAGATGGTATGAAAACACTGCCTACAATTATCTAGAAGACCCTGACATAGAAGGCATATTAATACAAGCTCGAGATATTACAAAAAGAAAAAAAGCAGAAGAAAGAGAAAAATTCCTACACAGCCTACTACGACACGACCTCCAAAACAAATGCCAAATCGTCCAAGGATACCTACAACTATCAAAAAACCACACCCTCCCAGAAGAACTCAAAGAATATCTATCAAAAGCAGAAAAAGCCGTACGGGACAGCTTAGACCTGATCGAGAAAGTAAGAACCCTACGACAAATAAGCGAACAGGAAGAAGAAAAACAAATAGACTTAGACAAAGTCATCAAAAATATAGTCACAGAACTTAAAGACCAAGCCAGAGGCAAGAACATCAAGATACAACACGAAAAAATTGAGTGTAGGGTTATGGGGGGGCCGCTCCTACAGGAACTATTTAGAAACCTAGTAGAAAACTCAATAATCCACTCCCAAGGAAACAAAATCAAAATCTCAGGAAAACAAACAGAAAGTAAATGCATCATCACGATAGAAGACGACGGCAAAGGAATACCAGACAAAAACAAGGTTTTCAAAAGAGGATACCAGAAGGGAGAGACAGGCGGAACAGGACTCGGACTATACCTCGCAAAAAAAATAAC